The proteins below come from a single Pichia kudriavzevii chromosome 2, complete sequence genomic window:
- a CDS encoding uncharacterized protein (PKUD0B04380; Pfam Domains: Mito_carr(9.1e-65)), with the protein MITPEITEGIAGLSAGFATTVITHPLDFFKLRLQLDTTSTSQWQAVHLIYKKLIKTSTNVNGGFSTSSFIAHLYRGIGPNLVGSTSAWAMYFYFYRRYKNSILALTRGSSDHHLKSYHYLCSAFLAGWTTSIITNPIWVIKTRMISTEKSQPGAYRSILHGIKEIYKREGLLGYYRGLTPAMLNVAQGAVQVSIYDLLKRSLVDPDASSEKLTTLQYVYASSLSKMVSTCLFYPLQVIRSRLQVVSGSNKLQSASKLCLAMYQTEGLLAYYKGLVPNLIRVVPATCTTFLIYEKVKHLLV; encoded by the coding sequence ATGATTACACCCGAGATTACGGAAGGAATAGCCGGGCTTTCTGCTGGATTTGCCACTACAGTGATTACACACCCGCtggattttttcaaactccGACTGCAACTTGACACAACATCGACATCACAATGGCAAGCTGTGCATCTCATATACAAGAAACTTATAAAAACTTCGACTAATGTCAACGGGGGGTTTTCCACATCGTCGTTTATTGCACATTTATACCGAGGAATAGGGCCCAACCTAGTTGGGTCAACCTCTGCATGGGCAATGtatttctatttttataGACGGTATAAAAATTCAATCTTAGCCTTAACCAGGGGCTCCAGTGATCACCATTTGAAGTCATACCATTATCTATGTTCGGCGTTTCTTGCCGGTTGGACAACATCGATCATAACAAACCCAATATGGGTCATTAAGACGAGGATGATATCTACAGAGAAATCACAACCAGGTGCTTATCGTTCCATACTCCACGGGATAAAAGAGATTTATAAAAGGGAAGGACTGTTGGGTTACTACCGTGGCCTAACCCCGGCCATGTTAAACGTTGCACAGGGGGCAGTCCAGGTGTCCATATATGATTTGCTCAAGAGATCCCTTGTTGATCCAGACGCTTCATCCGAGAAACTAACCACCCTGCAGTATGTATATGCCAGTTCCCTCTCGAAGATGGTATCGACATGTCTCTTCTATCCACTACAAGTCATTCGGTCTCGACTTCAGGTTGTCTCCGGCTCGAATAAACTTCAATCTGCATCCAAGTTGTGTTTGGCCATGTACCAAACTGAAGGGCTCCTCGCATATTATAAAGGTCTAGTGCCGAATCTCATAAGGGTGGTGCCTGCTACGTGCACTACATTTCTCATATATGAGAAGGTAAAGCATTTGCTTGTATAG
- a CDS encoding uncharacterized protein (PKUD0B04420; Pfam Domains: GST_C(5.6e-15)): protein MFNVASCQRHSLIPFPFPFIWLLSNPNMSQGILYGTVHTRTILAVGLIRSFHLDIEVLKKGFPGHIEHFPNGKVPALVAADGLLLQEVIAVLFYLVSLHDPSSPLLGSDIRSKALVLKYLSWGTTEFMRPVTVAADNILGRSSCPYNKRLVDDAVAQINIHVQELEERLIYKTFLVGERITLADLFVATCFYRPFGLLLDSQWRQDHPVLMRWFKTVVASPYLSYFFDSFEYAT from the coding sequence ATGTTCAATGTTGCTTCTTGCCAACGACACTCTCTCATCCCCTTCCCCTTCCCCTTCATTTGGTTGTTATCTAACCCAAACATGTCTCAAGGTATTCTCTATGGGACAGTTCACACTAGGACCATACTCGCCGTTGGACTCATCCGCTCTTTCCACTTGGACATTGAAGTCCTTAAGAAGGGATTTCCTGGACATATTGAACACTTCCCTAACGGTAAAGTCCCCGCCCTAGTTGCTGCAGACGGTCTTCTTCTACAAGAGGTTATTGCGGTTCTCTTCTACTTGGTGAGTCTGCATGACCCATCTTCCCCGCTGTTGGGTTCCGATATACGCTCTAAGGCACTTGTCCTTAAGTACCTATCGTGGGGGACAACGGAGTTTATGAGACCCGTTACTGTGGCAGCCGATAATATCCTTGGACGTTCCAGTTGTCCCTACAATAAACGACTCGTCGATGATGCAGTCGCGCAAATCAACATTCACGTGCAGGAACTAGAGGAGAGGCTCATCTATAAGACTTTCCTCGTTGGCGAAAGAATAACATTGGCagatttgtttgttgcAACGTGTTTCTACAGACCCTTTGGATTACTCTTGGACTCTCAATGGAGACAGGATCATCCCGTATTAATGAGATGGTTTAAGACGGTTGTGGCGTCGCCGTACCTCTCGTATTTTTTTGACTCCTTTGAATATGCCACATAA
- a CDS encoding uncharacterized protein (PKUD0B04430) — translation MTLSSTLKKYIHLNTSTASNTSASDALDTIGDTDTTHTDTTHTDTTHTPINTLHLPLPNEIQRLQRANLPSMSSPIDIFERSVQPAAPSPDQARNAASSTQMAASFTTSSFNTNTPSLVGSPITSPPSLASPSRSSSSHILSENFTAPVLDSTVELISNNLWDDLDVVQVPHSHPKLNLFKASTDLPLSRCSSPNTNPNSKRRPSNAASIVPNINTAIDGVSLGHIPTRSNTRSKSISSKDSTLHLGPNQSRKSISFYSYSDLCNYENLTKSLSNLSDQETSFISQIPLTASLKHIPSSRRSTIHGSPEDSDAKIDQELGPDDGASQYSNHSNHSNRSNRSHYTDNDTASVKSWVPENHQIHPPLSMSRSRRQSLVDELASIRSCTTNNSYFEDEFQDLTELNDPLVNVCSASQYIDSRTQELRKCCSGN, via the coding sequence ATGACACTGTCTTCAACGCTGAAGAAGTACATCCATCTCAATACCAGCACTGCCTCTAACACGTCTGCCTCTGACGCTTTGGACACTATAGGAGACACAGACACCACCCACACAGACACCACCCATACAGACACCACCCATACACCCATCAATACCCTCCACCTTCCCCTCCCTAACGAAATACAACGCTTGCAACGCGCCAATCTTCCGTCAATGTCGTCTCCTATAGATATCTTTGAACGATCTGTCCAGCCAGCGGCACCATCACCCGATCAAGCACGAAATGCCGCATCTTCAACTCAAATGGCCGCATCATTCACTACTTCAAGCTTTAATACAAACACCCCCTCCCTTGTTGGATCCCCAATAACTTCTCCACCATCACTGGCATCTCCCTCAAGATCCTCTTCCTCTCATATACTCAGTGAAAATTTCACCGCTCCAGTGTTGGACTCCACCGTCGAACTCATTAGTAATAACTTATGGGACGACCTCGACGTTGTCCAAGTTCCTCATTCTCATCCAAAATTGAACTTGTTCAAAGCCTCAACTGATTTGCCCCTATCCAGATGCTCATCTCCAAACACAAACCCAAATTCGAAAAGAAGACCTTCAAATGCAGCATCCATTGTACCTAATATTAATACAGCCATTGATGGTGTCAGTTTAGGTCACATACCCACTCGTTCTAATACCCGCTCAAAATCCATATCGTCAAAAGATTCCACATTGCATTTGGGACCCAACCAGTCAAGAAaatccatttctttctACTCCTATTCTGATCTCTGCAATTACGAGAATTTGACAAAGTCCCTCTCAAACCTCTCCGATCAGGAAACCTCATTCATCTCCCAGATACCGCTAACAGCCTCCTTGAAACATATACCCTCATCGAGACGCTCTACAATTCATGGATCTCCAGAAGACTCCGATGCAAAAATCGACCAAGAACTGGGTCCAGACGATGGCGCATCTCAATATTCAAACCATTCAAACCATTCAAACCGTTCAAACCGTTCCCATTATACCGATAACGACACAGCGTCAGTCAAATCTTGGGTCCCagaaaatcatcaaatacACCCACCTCTGTCAATGTCTCGTTCTCGGCGCCAGTCTCTTGTAGACGAGCTGGCTAGCATCAGGAGCTGCACCACAAATAACTCCTACTTCGAAGATGAATTTCAAGACTTGACGGAACTAAACGATCCCCTTGTCAACGTCTGCTCTGCTAGCCAGTATATTGACTCCAGAACTCAGGAATTAAGAAAATGCTGCTCCGGAAACTGA
- a CDS encoding uncharacterized protein (PKUD0B04390; Pfam Domains: FTHFS(0)), translating to MSQFKRLKLDLVKPVPSDYEISRNQVPKHISDVATESGITSDELEPYGSYKAKVKLDVLDRLQDRKNGKYVLVAGITPTPLGEGKSTTTVGLAQAIGATLGKTCFANVRQPSMGPTFGVKGGAAGGGYSQVIPMDEFNMHITGDIHAVGMANNLVAAALDTRMFHEATQSDAGLFKRLCPVKKDGSRDIPIGLTYRIKKLGLDINKINDWTPEEVSKFVRLDVDPKTITWKRVLDLNDRSLRGITINEAPTEKGLIRKTGFDITVASEIMAILALCTSLKDMRERFGRIVVASSKAGEPITCEDLGVAGALTAIMKDAIKPNLMQTLEGTPVFVHAGPFANISIGASSVLADKIALKLAGTPTSYTEEQVKQEEGYVITEAGFDFTMGGERFLNIKCRTSGLKPDVIVIVATVRALKVHGGGAEVKPGVPLPFEYTSENVEMLTKGCANLQKHIQNAKQYGVDVIVAINKMSSDTDAEHEAIKKASLEAGATDAIVSNHWEEGGEGAKNLAEGVIKCAQREYESQKEMENEFNFLYSLDGTIEERIEKIAKEMYGAGSVSFSDVAKEKIAEYTSQGFDKLPICIAKTQYSFSHDAKLKGVPTGFEFPIKDIKASIGAGYLYALADNIMTIPGLATKCGFMNVEVNEKGEIEGLF from the coding sequence ATGTCCCAATTCAAGAGATTAAAGCTCGATTTAGTAAAGCCAGTTCCATCTGACTATGAGATTTCTCGTAACCAAGTTCCAAAGCACATTTCTGATGTTGCAACGGAATCGGGTATTACCAGCGACGAGCTTGAACCTTACGGATCGTACAAGGCGAAGGTCAAGCTTGATGTTTTGGACAGATTACAAGATAGAAAGAACGGTAAATATGTTCTTGTTGCAGGTATTACCCCCACTCCATTAGGTGAAGGTAAATCCACCACCACTGTTGGTCTAGCTCAAGCAATTGGCGCAACATTAGGTAAGACCTGTTTTGCCAACGTTAGACAACCTTCAATGGGTCCAACTTTTGGTGTCAAAGGTGGTGCAGCCGGTGGAGGCTATTCACAAGTCATTCCAATGGACGAGTTCAATATGCATATCACTGGTGATATCCATGCTGTTGGTATGGCCAACAATTTAGTTGCTGCTGCTTTGGATACGAGAATGTTCCATGAGGCAACCCAATCTGATGCGGGTCTATTCAAGAGATTATGTCCAGTGAAGAAGGACGGCTCAAGAGATATCCCAATTGGTTTAACCTACAGAATCAAGAAGCTGGGTCTTGATATTAACAAGATCAACGATTGGACCCCAGAGGAAGTTTCCAAGTTTGTCAGGTTGGATGTTGATCCAAAGACAATCACATGGAAGAGAGTCTTAGATTTGAACGATAGATCATTAAGAGGTATCACCATCAACGAAGCTCCAACTGAAAAGGGTTTGATCCGTAAAACTGGATTTGATATTACTGTTGCAAGTGAAATCATGGCCATCTTGGCTTTATGTACCTCGTTGAAGGACATGAGGGAACGTTTTGGTAGGATTGTTGTTGCTTCCTCTAAAGCAGGCGAACCAATCACCTGTGAGGATTTGGGTGTTGCAGGTGCATTAACTGCCATCATGAAGGATGCAATCAAACCAAACTTGATGCAAACTTTAGAAGGTACTCCAGTTTTCGTCCACGCAGGTCCATTTGCTAATATTTCTATTGGCGCATCCTCTGTTTTGGCTGATAAGATTGCATTGAAATTAGCAGGTACCCCAACTTCTTACACCGAAGAACAAGTGAAGCAGGAGGAAGGTTACGTCATCACCGAAGCCGGTTTTGATTTCACCATGGGCGGTGAGAGATTCCTTAACATCAAGTGCCGTACATCTGGATTGAAGCCAGACGTTATTGTGATTGTTGCAACTGTAAGAGCATTGAAGGTTCACGGTGGAGGAGCGGAAGTTAAACCAGGTGTTCCATTGCCATTTGAATACACCAGTGAAAACGTTGAAATGTTGACCAAGGGTTGTGCTAATTTACAGAAACACATTCAAAATGCCAAACAATATGGCGTTGATGTGATTGTTGCAATCAACAAAATGTCTTCTGATACTGATGCTGAACATGAGGCCATCAAGAAGGCTTCATTAGAGGCAGGTGCAACCGATGCAATTGTTTCCAACCACTGGGAAGAAGGTGGTGAGGGTGCCAAGAATCTGGCTGAAGGTGTCATCAAGTGTGCACAGAGGGAATACGAATCTCAAAAGGAGATGGAAAATGAGTTCAACTTCCTCTACAGTTTGGACGGCACAATCGAAGAACGTATCGAGAAAATTGCAAAGGAAATGTACGGTGCAGGATCAGTTTCATTCTCTGATGTTGCGAAGGAGAAAATTGCAGAGTACACAAGTCAAGGTTTTGATAAACTTCCAATCTGTATTGCCAAGACCCAATATTCTTTCTCCCATGATGCAAAGTTAAAGGGTGTTCCAACTGGATTTGAGTTCCCAATCAAGGATATCAAGGCAAGTATTGGTGCTGGTTACTTGTATGCTTTGGCTGACAACATCATGACTATTCCAGGTTTGGCTACCAAATGTGGTTTCATGAATGTCGAGGTCAACGAAAAGggtgaaattgaaggtCTATTTTAA
- a CDS encoding uncharacterized protein (PKUD0B04440; similar to Saccharomyces cerevisiae YMR080C (NAM7); ancestral locus Anc_2.489), with the protein MCESYSHPLEVSTETANDPACSYCGIHNHSTLVKCDICQKWFCNGKFGNKGSHIITHLVLSKHNRISLHPDAELGDSTLECYNCGSKNIFVLGFVSAKQENVVVILCRLPCAQQKDSNWDTQQWQSLIEDRQLLSWIAHYPNDEDLINAQNINYDQIVKLEMKWRLNKDATLDDLVETEQEVEIPPILMRYTDAYQYQRSFAPLVKIEADYDKALKESKGLNYISVYWSLSLNNRQLASFYFSTVDSLDLKIAVGDEMVLRYEGPELDAPWEGRGYIVRLPDARQEEYTLEMIPSNTPVPTHVTNRFTAEFVWKGISYERMQDALKTFAIDPKAMSNHLYMKLLGIPNASSSSSNDAYIRNESGEAHTNDIDREDENGTATATATSPSTLPVTGINDDEKINVVIPKKLSIPNMPNLNPSQICAVENALTSPLTLIQGPPGTGKTVTSATIVYHLSKMHKKEKILVCAPSNVAVDHLTEKLTSMGLNVVRITAKSREDVDSSVSKYCLHELVKKRAKGEFKKLIKLREEGNELSNEDNQKYFSNLRRSENNIISNCDVICCTCVGAKDKRLDRIKFKTVLIDESTQASEPESLIPIVKGCRQLILVGDHQQLGPVIVNKKASEAGLKQSLFERMIVLGHTPIRLEVQYRMHPALSEFPSNMFYDGSLQNGITNEDRTILNSNFPWPINDIPMMFWAIYGREEISVGGTSYLNRVEAMNVERIITRLFKDGVKPSQIGVITPYEGQRNYILQYMQMNSTLAKKELYSEIEVVSVDAFQGREKDYIILSCVRANSQQLIGFLRDPRRLNVALTRAKYGMMILGNPKALNKDKLWNHLLTFYRSKGCLVEGQIDNLQLSSVQLSRFTEPSMRKPPVHGSTQMSNFDTASLVSYEGSMFGNPGKAAFENDSVWPSLNCSNRHGNSDDNETVVSYNEQFQDESGHESDELANNIKCLTEKFGGDLTF; encoded by the coding sequence ATGTGTGAATCATATTCCCATCCATTAGAGGTATCCACAGAAACAGCCAATGATCCGGCATGTTCCTATTGCGGAATCCACAACCATTCTACCTTAGTCAAGTGTGACATTTGCCAAAAATGGTTTTGCAATGGCAAGTTTGGCAACAAGGGGTCACATATCATCACCCATCTAGTGCTCTCCAAACACAACCGTATATCGCTGCATCCAGACGCAGAACTTGGAGACTCCACTTTAGAGTGCTACAACTGTGGGTCGAAGAATATCTTTGTCTTGGGGTTTGTCTCCGCCAAGCAAGAAAACGTGGTTGTCATTCTCTGTAGACTCCCCTGTGCACAGCAGAAGGACTCAAACTGGGACACACAGCAATGGCAGTCTTTAATTGAGGACAGACAGTTGCTCTCGTGGATTGCCCACTATCCAAACGACGAAGATCTCATCAATGCCCAGAATATCAACTACGATCAGATTGTCAAGTTAGAGATGAAATGGAGGCTTAATAAAGACGCAACATTGGACGATCTCGTGGAAACAGAGCAGGAGGTGGAAATCCCACCAATATTGATGAGATACACAGATGCATACCAATATCAACGCTCTTTTGCTCCCCTAGTGAAAATCGAGGCCGATTATGATAAGGCCCTCAAAGAAAGTAAGGGGTTGAACTATATCTCGGTCTATTGGTCATTGTCTCTCAACAACAGACAACTGGCGTCCTTCTACTTCTCAACAGTCGATTCTctagatttgaaaattgcaGTTGGTGATGAAATGGTCTTGAGGTACGAAGGCCCTGAGTTAGATGCACCCTGGGAAGGACGTGGTTACATTGTCCGTCTACCAGACGCAAGACAGGAGGAATACACCTTGGAGATGATTCCATCAAATACCCCTGTCCCAACCCATGTCACCAACAGATTCACCGCGGAGTTTGTGTGGAAGGGCATTTCCTATGAGAGAATGCAGGATGCCCTCAAGACTTTTGCAATAGATCCCAAGGCAATGTCGAACCATTTGTACATGAAATTGTTGGGTATTCCAAATGCATCGTCATCTTCGAGCAATGATGCATATATTAGAAACGAAAGCGGAGAGGCTCATACAAATGATATTGACAGGGAGGATGAAAATGGAACTGCAACTGCAACTGCAACTTCACCTTCAACTCTACCTGTAACCGGAatcaatgatgatgagaaaaTTAACGTTGTTATTCCGAAGAAGTTGTCTATACCAAACATGCCCAACTTGAATCCATCACAAATATGTGCCGTTGAAAATGCCCTAACTTCTCCGTTGACTTTGATCCAAGGTCCCCCAGGTACAGGTAAAACTGTGACATCGGCAACAATAGTATACCATCTATCAAAAATGCacaaaaaggaaaaaatctTGGTTTGTGCGCCTTCCAATGTTGCTGTTGACCATTTAACCGAGAAGCTAACTTCAATGGGACTCAATGTTGTTAGAATTACTGCAAAGAGTAGAGAAGATGTAGATTCCTCGGTTTCTAAGTACTGTTTACATGAACTAGTGAAGAAACGGGCAAAAGGCGAGTTCAAAAAGTTGATCAAATTAAGAGAAGAGGGTAACGAGCTATCAAATGAGGATAACCAAAAatacttttcaaatctaaGAAGATCCgaaaataatataatcAGTAACTGCGATGTCATTTGCTGTACTTGTGTGGGTGCAAAGGATAAACGTCTTGATAGAATCAAATTTAAAACCGTTTTAATTGACGAATCAACACAAGCTTCAGAACCAGAATCCTTGATTCCTATAGTTAAAGGTTGTCGACAATTGATTCTAGTTGGTGATCACCAACAATTGGGGCCCGTCATTGTCAACAAGAAGGCAAGTGAGGCAGGTTTGAAACAGTCGCTATTTGAGAGAATGATTGTTTTGGGGCATACACCAATTAGATTAGAAGTCCAATATAGAATGCATCCTGCGTTGAGTGAATTCCCAAGTAACATGTTTTATGATGGTTCGCTTCAAAACGGTATTACCAATGAAGACAGAACTATCTTAAATTCGAATTTCCCTTGGCCAATCAATGACATACCTATGATGTTTTGGGCAATATATGGACGTGAGGAGATATCCGTTGGTGGTACTTCCTACCTCAATAGAGTGGAAGCAATGaatgttgaaagaatcaTCACTAGGTTATTCAAAGATGGTGTAAAACCATCGCAAATCGGTGTCATTACTCCTTATGAAGGCCAAAGAAATTATATTTTACAATATATGCAAATGAATTCCACTTTGGCTAAGAAGGAATTATATTCAGAAATCGAAGTCGTGTCAGTCGATGCATTTCAGGGTCGGGAGAAGGATTACATCATTCTCTCGTGTGTCCGTGCTAATTCACAACAACTTATCGGGTTTTTGAGAGACCCACGTCGTTTGAATGTCGCATTAACTAGGGCCAAATATGGTATGATGATATTGGGTAACCCCAAAGCTCTAAACAAGGATAAACTATGGAACCATTTATTAACCTTCTACAGAAGTAAAGGTTGCCTAGTTGAAGGTCAAATTGATAATCTACAACTATCGTCTGTCCAACTATCAAGATTCACTGAACCTTCGATGAGAAAACCTCCGGTGCATGGTTCCACCCAGATGAGCAACTTCGATACTGCTTCTCTTGTATCCTACGAAGGCTCGATGTTTGGTAATCCAGGAAAAGCTGcctttgaaaatgatagtGTTTGGCCAAGCTTGAATTGTTCGAATAGACACGGTAATTCAGATGATAACGAAACCGTTGTATCGTACAATGAGCAATTTCAGGATGAAAGTGGCCATGAGAGCGATGAGCTTGCCAATAACATCAAATGTTTAACCGAGAAATTTGGTGGTGATTTGACCTTTTAA
- a CDS encoding uncharacterized protein (PKUD0B04400; similar to Saccharomyces cerevisiae YBR130C (SHE3); ancestral locus Anc_3.393), with the protein MSTSKVIDTLHSQIDALQAQLQETTVSLNECRKKNSILSKRNEDMVEQLSNANHQAEIAQSLLKRKERRVADLEEQLTQTASENDNYAFQLESLKSKLNNYDNEKQRLMAENQRLSHSYNTLSSSFTEFKLQTAESISNLKSQIPAFIKNQTSTLEQNLSTIKAAQPEIDSSYNLLLKNSKRLEQLYAYKYEKVNDSLLLLAESTKQHGQSTGIVMQECEEILKKLNRNEDVLLKIKNQTLGHMSDCEKMKQLNKLRDLSILNDLPSSQSPTPTQSPQPQSPQPNIYLPDAQKRNISVPKKDRRKRNSYRKSLNESDFANLNNNNRDTSHSTLGRSSSTRRNNNRNSRNFTSPSSGIGNGNGNANGNSNNPRKWSSHSTNSNNDQANC; encoded by the coding sequence ATGTCCACTTCTAAGGTCATAGATACCCTCCACTCGCAGATTGACGCCCTACAGGCCCAACTCCAAGAAACGACAGTCTCGTTGAACGAATGCCGCAAGAAAAATTCCATTCTCTCAAAGAGAAATGAAGATATGGTCGAACAGCTCTCCAACGCCAACCACCAGGCGGAAATCGCACAGTCACTTCTAAAGAGAAAGGAAAGGAGAGTGGCCGATCTTGAAGAACAACTCACCCAGACTGCCTCAGAAAACGACAACTATGCGTTCCAATTGGAATCTCTTAAATCAAAGCTGAACAACTACGACAACGAGAAGCAGAGACTCATGGCTGAGAACCAGAGGCTGTCGCATTCGTACAATACTCTCTCGTCATCCTTTACGGAGTTCAAACTACAGACAGCAGAGTCCATCAGTAACTTGAAATCTCAAATACCAGCCTTCATCAAAAACCAAACATCTACTCTGGAACAGAACCTATCCACAATTAAGGCTGCCCAACCAGAAATAGACTCCTCATATAACTTGCTGctgaaaaactcaaaacgTTTGGAGCAGCTGTACGCCTATAAATACGAGAAGGTAAACGATTCGCTTCTGTTGTTGGCTGAGTCTACAAAACAACATGGCCAGTCAACGGGAATTGTCATGCAAGAATGTGAAGAAATCCTGAAAAAACTAAACAGAAACGAAGATgtccttttgaaaatcaaaaatcaaaccCTTGGTCACATGTCAGACTgtgaaaaaatgaaacaGTTGAATAAACTGAGAGATTTGTCCATTTTAAACGACTTGCCGTCATCCCAGTCTCCAACACCAACTCAATCCCCCCAGCCTCAAAGCCCACAACCTAACATTTATTTGCCCGACGCCCAGAAACGCAATATCAGTGTCCCAAAGAAGGACCGTAGAAAGAGAAACTCCTACAGGAAGTCCCTCAACGAATCAGACTTTGCTAACcttaataacaataatagaGACACATCACATTCAACCCTTGGGAGATCGTCAAGCACGAGGaggaacaacaacagaaaTTCCAGAAATTTCACCTCACCAAGCAGTGGTATTGGTAACGGTAATGGTAATGCCAACGGAAACAGTAACAATCCTAGAAAATGGTCTTCCCACTCcacaaattcaaacaatgATCAAGCCAATTGTTAG
- a CDS encoding uncharacterized protein (PKUD0B04410) — translation MYYTYSRSNASLSSSLDSKRHCLHHGFQPNRYASPKKKDFFEVHLENSCRLLLPCSSYLQYLLPSFAPIKHRIALDSLNFFFSLSSFIFVLESYAVTNNYNTCSPQPHSPQPHCSSEISLQNRHSACAPRVVDFLTACFFLPLSSLGLWKLPFFISFHMRSRRKNRFKYR, via the coding sequence ATGTACTACACTTATTCAAGGTCAAATGCGTCTCTATCTTCATCGCTAGATTCAAAGAGACACTGCTTACACCACGGATTCCAACCTAATCGGTACGCCAGCCCCAAGAAGAAGGACTTTTTCGAAGTACACTTGGAGAACAGCTGCAGATTGCTTCTCCCGTGTTCCTCGTATCTGCAGTATTTGCTTCCCTCCTTTGCTCCAATTAAGCATAGGATTGCACTAGACAGTTtaaacttcttcttttccttgtcCTCCTTTATATTCGTACTTGAATCTTACGCCGTAACcaacaactacaacacATGTTCCCCTCAACCACACTCCCCTCAACCACACTGCTCTTCCGAGATCTCCTTGCAGAACAGACATTCCGCGTGTGCTCCTCgggttgttgattttcttacagcttgtttttttttacctcTTTCTTCGCTCGGTTTGTGGAAATTGCCATTTTTCATCTCTTTCCACATGAGATCAAGACGAAAAAACCGTTTCAAATATCGTTGA